TAAATGACAAATAAAATCAAAATATTTTTAGGTGATGATGATTTTGTTAATAGACATATTAATGAAGAACATATAAAAAAATTTGGCTTTGCAGTTACAACTTTTGACTCAGGCAAAGATTTAGTTAATGCACTGAATAATGATGTGCCTGATTTAGTGTTAATAGATTGCTATATGCCTGAAATGTCTGGTTATGAGGCCGCTGAATATATTTTAAATTTAAAAGCAGAAAATAAACTACCTCAAAACCTACCTATTATTGCAATAAGTGGAGATAACTCTAAAAGAAATTATAATAGAATTAAAACATCTGGTTTTGATGATTTAATCGAAAAGCCACTAGATGATGCTAAGTTTATTAAGCTAATCAATAAATATCTTAATATTGATTTAACTAAGAACAAACTTACAGAAGAAGAAACTATCATAAATGAAAATATTAATTCAAAGTTTTTTGCACAATTAGAGAGATATTTAGAAGAGATTCCTAAGATTTTAAAGAATAAAGATAATTTTAATCAAGCCGGGTTAACCAAGCTTTCTAATATAATTCATAATTGTATAGGAACGCCAGGAGTATTTGGTTTTCATGAAATTAGTAATCTATCTATTGTGTTAAATGAAGAGATATTTAAGGTAATAGCTAAAGAAAAAATTAGTGAAATTGAAATTAATAAAATTGATAATATAGCTACTATATTGTTAGAAGAGATAAAAGTAATTTTAAAAAACAAAGCGCAAAACAAAAAAAATATTATTTTCAAGACACAAAATAATTCATTTGCTTTAAATATTCTGCTAATAGAAGATGACTATGTATTAAATAATCTTATAACACAAAAGCTTGAACTTAATAAACATAGAGTAATAAATTTAAATTCAGGTGAGAAGCTTAATCAAGTTTTAGAAAAAGAAAACTTAGATATAATTATTATAGATTTATTATTGCCAGATTTAAATTCAGAAAATTTAATCAAGCAACTTCAGATTTCTAAAAAACATAAAAACACCCCCATTATTGTTATTACTTCCGATCAAACTAATAAAAAAATGATCGATACTATTAATTTAGGTGTATCTGATTTTATTCAAAAACCTTTTGAAATAACTGATCTATTAGCAAGAGTTGAAAGTACAGCAAAAAAAAACAAAACTAAAATTTTAGTAGTTGATGATGATGAATTAATTTTAACTTTATTAAAAGATAAGTTAGAGCAAAAAGGACATGAGGTTATAACTAACTCTGACAATAATAATACATTAAGGTTAGTACAAGATTTAAAGCCAGATATTATTATATTAGATAGAGTAATGCCTGATATAAATGGAAATAGCATGCTAAAAATTCTTAAAAACAGGTCTGATACCAAAAATATACCTATAATATTTCTTACCGCAGTTAATAATGAGAATGATATTTTAGAAGCATATAAAGAAGGTGTTTCAGCATATATAAGTAAACCATTTGAAATATCTACTCTTAACAAAACCATCTTAGATATCTTAGAGAAGTCTAATTCATAATATCTAGATATATTTTAGATACTTGACTCCATTCCTTGTTTAATGCTTCTATAAGCTCAATTACCTTCTCTATATCTGGTTTGGGATCATCATTAATACAACTTTCAATCTCCTTAAATAAGTCACCCACTCTAAT
This Alphaproteobacteria bacterium DNA region includes the following protein-coding sequences:
- a CDS encoding response regulator, translated to MTNKIKIFLGDDDFVNRHINEEHIKKFGFAVTTFDSGKDLVNALNNDVPDLVLIDCYMPEMSGYEAAEYILNLKAENKLPQNLPIIAISGDNSKRNYNRIKTSGFDDLIEKPLDDAKFIKLINKYLNIDLTKNKLTEEETIINENINSKFFAQLERYLEEIPKILKNKDNFNQAGLTKLSNIIHNCIGTPGVFGFHEISNLSIVLNEEIFKVIAKEKISEIEINKIDNIATILLEEIKVILKNKAQNKKNIIFKTQNNSFALNILLIEDDYVLNNLITQKLELNKHRVINLNSGEKLNQVLEKENLDIIIIDLLLPDLNSENLIKQLQISKKHKNTPIIVITSDQTNKKMIDTINLGVSDFIQKPFEITDLLARVESTAKKNKTKILVVDDDELILTLLKDKLEQKGHEVITNSDNNNTLRLVQDLKPDIIILDRVMPDINGNSMLKILKNRSDTKNIPIIFLTAVNNENDILEAYKEGVSAYISKPFEISTLNKTILDILEKSNS